A stretch of the Ostrea edulis chromosome 9, xbOstEdul1.1, whole genome shotgun sequence genome encodes the following:
- the LOC125658467 gene encoding uncharacterized protein K02A2.6-like has translation MATAIMTDLGGIPTFDCHGGQTTVGVRWTKWRRAFELFIAGKGVKDAAQKKALLLHCGGMEMQDIFFTFTLEDPGGNQTVYDVAMKKLDDHFKPQVNDAYERHLFRAMKQSQNETIDQFVTRLRQKAEFCGYGTKTDESIRDQVIEKCSSSVLRRKLLERGKDLTLEKLQTIARALEASETQAFTMENIKSEVNHVQVKGSRSCKASVTKKPSSDKRCYRCDREGHNQSSDRCPAKGKECHKCGRTGHFAKCCKSGTVNKPTKGRSRDHNQRNSHVRFVDTAGNQEDDHDDEYEFSVTEFSKQPSITVQLGGVSAEMIIDSGASCNVIDKSTWEILKNKRIQCQSQRSSKRLFSYGSQTPMNVIGTFLATISVGSKSEEAEFIVVEEKGQALLGRETALKLGVLKLGPDVQVNTVSDSIFTEYSDVFQGLGKLKDFQLEIPIDKEVTPVAQPLRRAPFNLRSLIEKKLDELENLDVIEKASGPTPWISPVVVVPKKNDIRLCIDMRQANSAIIRERHPIPTVDEVLHVLNQNTIFSKLDIKWAFHQVELCKESRPITTFVTHKGLYRYKRLMFEISCAPEMYQRVIQQALEGCEGVRNIFDDIVVHGTSVEEHDARLRKLLDRIREKGLTLNKEKCKFRMSEIVFMGHLLSARGIGPAKSKVTAVNDARQPETASEIRGFLGLVNYSSRFIPDLATLSEPLRRLTRKGVHFNWGQEQEHAFEELKRRLTNAQTLGYYDPKAETIVITDASPVGLGAVLVQKQNGDERVICYASRTLSDVEKRYSQTEKEALGIVWACERFHMYLHGTEFELRTDHKPLEFIYSKKSKPCARIERWVLRLQTYTFKVKHIPGKQNIADCLSRMPSKEVDPFFVEDSETHVKFVAETSTPNAMSTRQIEQESDKDPELVDVRECIQTGKWHNIQEKLYLTVREELCCIGKLILRGTRIVIPTELRTHVLELAHEGHPGIVVMKRRLRAKVWWPGIDREVEKFVKTCHSCQLVSQPQAPEPIKTTELPNGPWQHIAVDLMTPSLPSGDHLFVAVDYYSRYIEVEHMKSTTTDKIIRSVKRMFLTHGLPLSISSDNGPQFISHEFKEFMTENDIYHRKTTPLWPQANGEIERQNRSLLKRIKIAQIEKKDWKEELSSYLMMYRTTPHSITGVSPSELLFRRKIRTRLPGIEDYSTMTDDQDVRDRDSEKKEKGKMYIDNKRGAKESDIAVGDSVLLKQKPGNKFTPTFEAEPYHVTEKTGNSVTVESPSGVCYKRNTTHLKKFHERANTFTKSTVDDKIDGKRIETNIPNCETSTRICDTSAYTTRPTEVRDTSVQITRPIRERKLPDRLKEYEVSFQ, from the coding sequence ATGGCAACGGCCATAATGACGGATTTAGGTGGAATACCTACATTTGATTGCCACGGGGGTCAAACTACAGTCGGTGTGCGATGGACAAAATGGCGGCGCGCATTCGAACTTTTCATAGCAGGAAAAGGCGTGAAGGATGCTGCACAGAAGAAAGCATTACTGTTACATTGTGGTGGGATGGAGATGCAGGACATTTTCTTTACGTTTACACTGGAAGATCCAGGGGGAAATCAGACTGTGTACGATGTCGCGATGAAGAAATTAGACGACCATTTCAAACCACAGGTAAATGATGCATATGAGAGACATTTATTTCGCGCTATGAAACAGTCCCAAAATGAAACAATAGATCAATTTGTTACAAGACTGAGACAAAAAGCTGAATTTTGTGGATATGGCACGAAAACGGATGAGAGTATCAGAGACCAAGTCATTGAAAAATGTAGCTCCTCTGTTCTGAGACGTAAACTTTTAGAAAGGGGTAAGGATCTCACACTCGAAAAATTACAAACAATCGCTAGAGCTCTTGAAGCAAGTGAAACACAGGCGTTTACCATGGAAAACATAAAATCTGAAGTGAATCACGTGCAAGTTAAGGGGTCACGTTCATGTAAAGCGTCAGTAACAAAGAAACCAAGTTCAGATAAACGATGCTATAGATGCGATCGAGAAGGACATAACCAATCAAGTGACAGATGTCCAGCAAAAGGGAAAGAGTGTCACAAGTGTGGACGTACAGGTCATTTTGCCAAATGTTGTAAGTCTGGAACTGTGAATAAACCAACTAAGGGGCGCAGTAGGGACCACAATCAAAGGAATTCACACGTTAGATTTGTAGACACTGCTGGGAACCAGGAAGATGACCATGATGATGAATACGAATTTTCGGTGACAGAATTTTCAAAGCAGCCAAGTATCACTGTACAGCTGGGAGGAGTGAGTGCAGAAATGATTATAGACTCAGGCGCAAGCTGTAACGTTATAGACAAGTCTACATGGGAAATCCTGAAAAACAAAAGAATCCAGTGTCAATCACAGCGATCAAGTAAGAGATTATTTTCCTATGGGAGTCAAACACCGATGAATGTCATTGGAACTTTTCTTGCAACTATCTCTGTGGGGTCTAAGTCCGAAGAAGCGGAGTTCATTGTCGTTGAAGAGAAAGGGCAAGCACTCTTGGGACGCGAAACAGCTCTGAAATTAGGCGTTCTGAAACTAGGACCAGATGTTCAAGTGAATACAGTGAGTGACAGTATATTTACAGAGTACAGCGATGTATTTCAGGGATTAGGAAAATTGAAAGATTTCCAATTAGAAATACCGATTGACAAAGAAGTCACACCAGTAGCACAACCTTTGAGGAGAGCACCTTTCAATCTGAGGAGTCTCATAGAGAAGAAACTGGATGAATTGGAGAACCTGGATGTGATCGAGAAAGCAAGCGGACCTACTCCATGGATATCACCTGTAGTCGTGGTACCTAAGAAGAATGACATCAGACTTTGCATTGATATGAGGCAAGCCAATTCTGCGATCATTCGTGAGAGACACCCGATTCCTACAGTCGATGAGGTTCTTCATGTTTTGAATCAGAATACCATTTTCTCGAAACTGGACATAAAATGGGCGTTCCATCAAGTAGAGCTCTGTAAAGAATCGAGACCAATCACAACTTTTGTAACACATAAAGGATTGTATCGATATAAGAGACTCATGTTTGAAATAAGTTGTGCTCCTGAAATGTACCAAAGAGTGATACAACAAGCTCTCGAAGGATGCGAAGGAGTTAGAAATATATTTGACGACATTGTTGTGCACGGAACATCTGTGGAGGAACATGACGCTAGGCTTAGAAAACTTCTGGACAGGATTAGGGAGAAGGGACTCACCTTAAACAAAGAAAAGTGTAAATTTCGGATGTCAGAAATTGTGTTCATGGGACATTTACTGTCTGCCAGAGGTATAGGACCTGCGAAATCGAAGGTGACAGCTGTAAACGATGCTAGACAACCGGAAACAGCATCTGAAATTCGAGGATTTCTGGGGCTAGTCAATTACAGCTCGAGATTCATCCCAGATCTGGCAACGTTATCCGAGCCGTTGCGTAGGTTAACGAGGAAGGGAGTTCACTTCAATTGGGGCCAGGAACAGGAACATGCTTTCGAGGAATTGAAACGCAGACTCACAAATGCACAGACTTTAGGATACTATGATCCAAAGGCAGAAACAATAGTTATCACCGACGCAAGTCCTGTTGGCTTAGGCGCAGTCCTCGTACAGAAACAAAATGGAGATGAGCGTGTGATATGTTACGCAAGTAGGACTCTATCGGATGTTGAAAAAAGATACTCGCAAACGGAAAAGGAGGCATTGGGCATAGTCTGGGCATGCGAGAGATTTCACATGTACTTACATGGAACAGAATTCGAATTACGCACTGACCATAAACCTTTGGAATTCATCTATTCCAAGAAGTCAAAACCTTGTGCTAGAATTGAAAGATGGGTGTTGAGACTACAAACCTATACCTTCAAAGTGAAGCACATACCTGGAAAACAGAACATCGCAGATTGTTTGTCTCGTATGCCATCCAAAGAAGTTgatccattttttgttgaagacTCTGAGAcacatgtaaaatttgttgCGGAGACATCTACACCAAATGCAATGTCTACAAGACAAATCGAGCAGGAATCGGATAAGGATCCAGAACTGGTAGATGTTCGCGAGTGTATTCAGACTGGCAAATGGCATAACATACAGGAAAAATTGTATTTGACTGTGCGTGAAGAATTGTGTTGCATTGGAAAACTAATTCTCCGAGGGACCCGAATTGTTATTCCGACTGAATTGCGAACACACGTTTTGGAATTAGCTCACGAAGGTCACCCAGGCATTGTAGTCATGAAGAGGAGATTACGAGCGAAAGTTTGGTGGCCAGGCATAGATCGTGAAGTGGAGAAGTTTGTCAAAACCTGTCATTCATGTCAACTGGTTAGTCAACCACAAGCACCTGAACCGATCAAAACTACGGAATTACCAAATGGACCATGGCAACATATTGCTGTTGACCTCATGACACCATCGTTACCATCAGGAGATCATCTTTTTGTTGCAGTGGACTATTACAGCAGATACATTGAGGTGGAACACATGAAAAGTACAACTACAGACAAGATCATAAGGAGTGTGAAGAGGATGTTCTTAACGCATGGACTACCGTTAAGCATCTCAAGTGATAATGGTCCTCAGTTCATATCTCATGAATTCAAGGAGTTTATGACTGAAAATGATATCTATCACCGGAAGACCACACCTCTTTGGCCACAAGCTAACGGGGAGATTGAACGGCAGAACCGCTCATTGTTAAAACGTATCAAAATCGCGCAAATCGAGAAGAAGGATTGGAAGGAGGAATTATCGTCCTACCTAATGATGTACAGAACAACACCACACAGTATAACAGGAGTCAGTCCTTCGGAACTTCTATTTCGACGGAAAATTCGTACTCGTCTTCCAGGCATTGAAGATTATTCAACTATGACAGACGACCAGGATGTTCGGGATCGCGACTCCGAGAAAAAGGAGAAAGGGAAAATGTATATAGACAATAAACGTGGAGCTAAGGAGAGTGACATAGCTGTTGGAGATTCTGTGTTGTTGAAACAGAAGCCAGGAAACAAGTTCACACCTACGTTTGAAGCAGAACCGTACCATGTTACAGAGAAAACAGGAAACAGTGTGACCGTTGAATCACCAAGTGGAGTTTGCTACAAGAGGAATACCACTCATCTTAAGAAATTTCATGAGCGAGCGAATACGTTTACGAAATCCACAGTTGACGATAAAATTGATGGAAAACGGATCGAAACAAACAT